A region of the Leptolyngbya sp. CCY15150 genome:
CTGCCAGGGGAATGTCTAGAACGGTAGAGATTTCGACATCCGTTGGTTGGCGGTCAAGCTGCGTCCGCAGTTCACGGGTCACATGGGCGGCTTGGCGATAAATGGTTTGCCAGCGTCGAGGAATCCGGACGGGGCTGCCCTTGTCGCGGAGATAGTGTTGGATTTCGCCTCGAATGTAGGGGATAGCAAAGGAGCTAAAGGCGTGTCCTTTCGACATATCAAAACGCTCAATCGCCCGGATTAAGCCCATGCTGCCCACTTGCATCAGGTCTTCGTAGGACTCGGTGCATTGATTAATCCAGTGGTGGGCTTCCCGACGAACTAAACCAAGATTTAATTGAACTAATTTGTTACGCAGATTGGCTGAAGGCGTATCTTGGTACTGCCGCAACAGTTGCAAACTTTCGCTTTTCAGTTCAGTGGTGATTGTAATAGCCATGACGAGCTCAGGAGTTTACGTTAGTTTTCCGAATAGCAACTTCAATGAATCGAAAACTAAAAGATGGCGCTGGTTAGAGATGCACAGGTTGGCAGACTACGACGCTGGGACGAACATCCCAACTAGGGCACACCTGGCAAAACTCGGAGTTGTGTAGATGCAAAGCCGTATGGGCGATCAACATATATCCTGGGTTGTCACTCGTTCCTATGGGATACAGACTTGTTAATCGCGTTTTCTGAAGGGTTTACAAAAATGATGGTGGGCTACATCAACGGCGTTAACCGTGAGTGCTTTACCCAGTGAGATGCTCTGACGCTGCACATTTAAGGTATTCGCTTAAGGGTTGTTACAACAACTGCATTTTTACTGAACCCAATCCCCCCTGCAAAGATGCGATCGCCGCCATGCACAGCTTTTGACGCCTCTTATCCTATGCCATCCCTAGGGAAAATGGGACATCATTGCCCCTAGCATTACACTTTCTTTAAACTCAACCCGCCTTATAACAAGACCAGAGGCTACTATCCGGGATTATCACAGCCCTGCTTGAATAAAGGGGATCAACACAACCGCCTTTTTGCAGGCTATAAACCTGATTAAATCGCTGAATCCTTTGATTTAACAGGCGATCGCAGCTTTAAACCTTGCGCTTCGTATCAAATCTTGAAACTATGTAAACGAGATCGTGGGTTTTACGTAGATGCCTACCCATATCCACCCTTCTATTGAAATGCTGAAGTACATTTGTTACAACTCTCAACATATGTTCTTCACCCTACGTTGTTCTCAACCTACGTTTCTCAACATAAACCCATCGACTAGACCCTACCCATTCAAGCCCCTACCATGCCCCTACAATAGTGCTGTGTTCCACAACTTGGGCATCCAACGTACGGTATATCGATAGGTAGTCGAATTCGGGCCGTTCAGGGCTTGAAGATCGATGGTTTGGATGTATTAGCGATATCAGGGAGATCCTTAGTAACGATGACCTCAGCGATGCTCACCCGCTCCGATGATTTTTTAAATGCGATCGCCGGCATTGAGACCATTCAAGATGCCAACCAAATCTTGAAGCTATCTCAGGACTACTACACCTTTAGCCCTGTATTACAGCCCTTACTCACCGGCAAGGTGGGAGATTTGGTAGTCAGACCAGCGAATGAGGCCGAGGTGCTGCGGGTGGCGCAAGCTTGCGTTCAGTTCAGCATTCCGCTGACAGTGCGGGGAGCAGGCACGGGCAACTATGGGCAATGTGTTCCCCTAGAAGGGGGCGTGATTTTAGACATGACCCGAATGCAGGCGGTGCGCTGGATTCAGCCAGGGATGGCCTGTGTGGAACCGGGGGTGAAGATGGCCATGCTCGACAAGCAGGCGCGGGAGACCGGGTGGGAATTGCGCATGGTGCCCTCCACCTACCGCACCGCAACGGTGGGTGGCTTCATTGCCGGTGGCAGTGGCGGCATCGGGTCGATTACCTACGGACAATTGCGCGATCGCGGCAACCTCCAGGCTCTGCGCGTGGTGACCATGGAGGATACGCCCCGCGTGGTGGAGCTACGGGGCGATGATGTGCAGAAAGTGAATCATGCCTACGGCACCAACGGCATCATCACCCAGTTAGAGGTGCCCTTGGGGCCTGCCTATCCCTGGATGGATTGTATGGTCACCTTTCCAGACTTCATGACGGCGGCCCGCTTTGGCCAGGCCCTTGGAGATGCTGATGGCATTATCAAAAAGCTAATCACCATTTGCGCCTGGCCGATTCCCAGCTACTTCACCGCTCTACGCCAGGCCTTGCCCGAGGGGCAGCATGGCGCATTGCTGATCATTGCTGAATCTAGCCTAGAGCCTCTCACCGCCTTGATTGCTGAGTTTGGCGGCACCCTGGCCTACCAAAAAGGCGCAAAAGATGCGGGGAAGGGAGCGGTGTTGATGGAATATACCTGGAATCACACCACTCTCCATGCCCGGAATGTGGATGCCTCCCTCACCTATCTGCAAACTCTCTTCCCTTGGGATCCCAAGCTGTCCATGGTGGAGCATATGTACCATCACTTTGGGGATGAGGTGATGATGCATCTCGAATTTATTCGGGTGAACGGGAAGGTGATTCCTGCTGCTCTGCAACTGGTGCGCTATACCACCACTGAGCGACTGCAGGAGATTATTCAGTATCATGAAGCGCAGGGAGCCTTTATTGCCAATCCTCATACCTATATTTTGGAAGATGGGGGACGGAAAACGGCCGATCCTGTGCAACTGGCCTTCAAGCGACAGATGGATCCCTACGGTCTCTTGAATCCAGGCAAGATGAAGGCCTGGACGCAGTAGGGGCGATCGCCAGCCACAGGAGTGGGCAACGTCTAGGGGTGGGGTGAGGTCTACGCATACAACGATGTAGTTACGACGCTGTAATGACAACGCTGTGCATCTTTACCTTGTTGAGTTCTTAAACCATGAACCAAATCTCATCCCAAGCATGGCGATGTGTGCAAACATTGACCGGACATTCCGCCTGGGTTAGAGCCCTAGCCCTCGATCCTCAAGGCCAATGGTTGGTTAGCGGTAGTGGCGACAAAACGGTGAAACTTTGGTCTCTGAAAACGGGCGAGTTAGCGCGATCGCTGGAGGGGCATGAAGCATGGGTGCGGGATGTGGCCATTAGCTACGATGGCACCCGCGTGGCCAGTTGCAGCAATGATAAAACCGTGCGCCTTTGGCAACCGGCAACCGGTAGCCTAGAGAGCGTTCTCACCGGCCATGGAGACTGGGTGCGATCGGTGATCTTCATCCCCGGCGATCGGGCGATCGCGACGGCGAGCCACGACAAAACCATTCGCCTATGGAAACTGGCAACCGGCAGCCTACACCGCACCTTGCAGGGCCATGACCACTGGGTGCTGTCCTTAGCGGTAAACCCCAAGCAGCCGATGCTGGTCAGCGGTAGCCATGACCAGACTTTGGGCATGTGGACACTCAGCAGTCGTAAACCGGTGCGCTTCCTGTCAGGGC
Encoded here:
- a CDS encoding RNA polymerase sigma factor SigF, translating into MAITITTELKSESLQLLRQYQDTPSANLRNKLVQLNLGLVRREAHHWINQCTESYEDLMQVGSMGLIRAIERFDMSKGHAFSSFAIPYIRGEIQHYLRDKGSPVRIPRRWQTIYRQAAHVTRELRTQLDRQPTDVEISTVLDIPLAEWQDIKLAYRNRSPLSLDAPMCEEDSGATSLGELLPDNQYRSFQLAQEDQIRLQQALLQLENRTREVLEFVFLQDLTQKETAERLGISAVTVSRRVKKGLTVLRTIMSTPVGDP
- a CDS encoding FAD-binding oxidoreductase: MTSAMLTRSDDFLNAIAGIETIQDANQILKLSQDYYTFSPVLQPLLTGKVGDLVVRPANEAEVLRVAQACVQFSIPLTVRGAGTGNYGQCVPLEGGVILDMTRMQAVRWIQPGMACVEPGVKMAMLDKQARETGWELRMVPSTYRTATVGGFIAGGSGGIGSITYGQLRDRGNLQALRVVTMEDTPRVVELRGDDVQKVNHAYGTNGIITQLEVPLGPAYPWMDCMVTFPDFMTAARFGQALGDADGIIKKLITICAWPIPSYFTALRQALPEGQHGALLIIAESSLEPLTALIAEFGGTLAYQKGAKDAGKGAVLMEYTWNHTTLHARNVDASLTYLQTLFPWDPKLSMVEHMYHHFGDEVMMHLEFIRVNGKVIPAALQLVRYTTTERLQEIIQYHEAQGAFIANPHTYILEDGGRKTADPVQLAFKRQMDPYGLLNPGKMKAWTQ
- a CDS encoding WD40 repeat domain-containing protein, with the protein product MNQISSQAWRCVQTLTGHSAWVRALALDPQGQWLVSGSGDKTVKLWSLKTGELARSLEGHEAWVRDVAISYDGTRVASCSNDKTVRLWQPATGSLESVLTGHGDWVRSVIFIPGDRAIATASHDKTIRLWKLATGSLHRTLQGHDHWVLSLAVNPKQPMLVSGSHDQTLGMWTLSSRKPVRFLSGHQGEVLSVCVSPDGKAIASGSADNTIRLWDWDTGQVIYTLDTHNQSVNSVAFSRDGRLLVSASSDRTIRLWDARTGSLLHVMSDHDSWVWSAVFAPFSNLLASGCWDGQIKLWQAT